The following coding sequences lie in one Notolabrus celidotus isolate fNotCel1 chromosome 20, fNotCel1.pri, whole genome shotgun sequence genomic window:
- the arl6ip1 gene encoding ADP-ribosylation factor-like protein 6-interacting protein 1, with amino-acid sequence MADGDNKSANMLAQETAQLEEQLQGWGEVILAGDRVVRWEKPWFPGALMGATTVFFLLIYYLDPSVLTGLSCTVMLLCLADYLVPTLAPRVFGSNKWTTEQQQRFHEICGNLVKTQRRMVGWWKRLCALKEEKPKMYFASVISSLLAVAWIGQQVHNLFLTYLIVSFLLLLPGLNQHGIITKYAGMAKREINKLLKQKEKKNE; translated from the exons ATGGCAGACGGAGACAACAAGAGTGCGAACATGCTC GCTCAGGAAACGGCCcagctggaggagcagctgcAGGGCTGGGGTGAAGTGATCCTGGCTGGAGACCGCGTCGTGCGCTGGGAGAAGCCTTGGTTCCCCGGAGCCCTCATGGGTGCAACCACCGTGTTCTTCCT GTTGATTTACTACTTGGACCCATCAGTGCTGACCGGGCTGTCCTGCACTGTCATGCTGCTCTGCCTCGCGGACTATCTTGTGCCCACTCTGGCACCCCGAGTGTTTGGCTCCAACAAGTG GACCaccgagcagcagcagcggttCCACGAGATCTGCGGTAACCTGGTGAAGACCCAGCGCCGCATGGTGGGCTGGTGGAAGCGTCTCTGCGCCCTGAAGGAGGAGAAGCCAAAAAtg TACTTTGCCTCAGTGATCAGTAGCTTGCTGGCGGTGGCTTGGATTGGACAGCAGGTGCACAACTTGTTCCTCACTTACTTGATCG TGAGCTTCCTGTTGCTGCTGCCCGGCCTCAACCAACACGGCATCATCACCAAATACGCCGGCATGGCCAAGAGGGAGATCAACAAACTGCTCaaacagaaggagaagaagaacgaGTAG